One Pseudomonas sp. MH9.2 DNA segment encodes these proteins:
- a CDS encoding excisionase: MSKVTLDEWAAAEFKTPPSANTLRKWAREGRIAPAPIKHGRSYYVESDAHYSEPKKQPERITGGGLISKIASARYGAQAA, translated from the coding sequence ATGAGTAAAGTAACACTTGATGAGTGGGCGGCTGCCGAATTCAAGACGCCTCCAAGCGCTAATACACTTCGTAAGTGGGCGCGTGAAGGCCGTATCGCCCCAGCGCCTATTAAGCATGGCCGGAGCTATTATGTAGAATCCGATGCGCACTACAGTGAACCGAAAAAACAGCCCGAACGGATTACCGGCGGGGGCCTGATCAGCAAAATAGCGAGTGCACGATATGGCGCCCAGGCCGCGTAA
- a CDS encoding excalibur calcium-binding domain-containing protein, with product MKRILVLIVIGLVAWKISTWPVFLGWSGNYLSGLQGTSTAAAVSPSSAPPFKCDGRKYCSQMSSCTEAKGFLQNCPGVEMDGDNDGVPCESQWCQ from the coding sequence ATGAAACGGATTTTGGTATTGATTGTTATCGGCTTGGTCGCGTGGAAAATTTCAACTTGGCCGGTTTTTCTGGGATGGAGTGGAAATTACCTTTCGGGACTGCAAGGGACGTCCACTGCCGCGGCTGTTTCACCGTCTTCTGCTCCGCCATTCAAATGCGATGGCCGTAAATACTGCTCGCAGATGAGCTCGTGCACAGAGGCCAAAGGTTTTCTGCAGAATTGCCCGGGCGTGGAAATGGACGGCGATAACGACGGTGTGCCGTGTGAATCGCAGTGGTGCCAGTGA
- a CDS encoding phosphohydrolase: protein MSTNQHSTICIYHGNCADGFGAAWVVRKALGADIEFHAATYGQPVPDVTGKNVVIVDFSYPYDTLVQMSYEAASLLILDHHKTAHEDLKNLFWAGLTYKNFQSDCKAECHCNNTPHIGALFDMNRSGAGIAWDFFFPGSPRPALISHIEDRDLWLFKLEGTREIQASVFSYPYDFEVWDGLFAADVSALRSDGRAIERKHHKDVAELVGVTKRRMMIGGHDVPAANLPYTLTSDAGHLMSAGEPFAACYWDTPEGRSFSLRSSDAGEDVSAIALQYGGGGHRNAAGFRVPFGHILAI, encoded by the coding sequence ATGTCCACAAATCAGCACTCCACCATCTGCATTTACCACGGCAACTGTGCCGACGGCTTCGGCGCAGCCTGGGTGGTTCGCAAAGCCCTGGGCGCCGACATCGAGTTTCATGCAGCGACCTACGGCCAGCCGGTGCCGGACGTTACTGGCAAGAATGTCGTCATCGTCGATTTCTCCTACCCCTATGACACCCTCGTCCAGATGTCCTACGAAGCGGCATCGTTGCTGATCCTTGACCACCACAAAACTGCGCACGAAGACCTGAAGAATTTATTTTGGGCAGGTCTTACCTATAAGAACTTCCAGAGCGATTGCAAAGCAGAGTGCCACTGCAACAACACACCCCACATCGGCGCGCTCTTCGACATGAACCGATCGGGCGCCGGAATCGCCTGGGACTTCTTCTTTCCAGGCTCGCCCCGCCCCGCACTGATCAGCCACATTGAGGACCGTGACTTGTGGCTGTTCAAGCTGGAAGGCACTCGCGAGATTCAGGCCAGCGTCTTCAGCTACCCGTATGACTTCGAAGTTTGGGACGGCCTGTTCGCCGCCGACGTCAGCGCCTTGCGTTCGGATGGCCGTGCAATCGAGCGCAAGCACCACAAGGACGTCGCGGAATTGGTTGGAGTGACCAAGCGCCGGATGATGATCGGTGGCCATGACGTGCCAGCGGCAAACCTGCCGTACACGCTGACCAGTGATGCCGGGCACCTGATGTCTGCGGGCGAGCCCTTTGCCGCCTGCTACTGGGACACGCCGGAAGGCCGATCCTTCAGCCTTCGCAGCTCTGACGCCGGCGAGGACGTTTCAGCAATCGCTCTGCAGTACGGTGGTGGAGGTCATCGCAACGCCGCAGGTTTCCGCGTTCCGTTCGGCCACATCCTGGCCATATAA
- a CDS encoding DNA cytosine methyltransferase, which produces MSAQQKKPQFIHGQPSMGLPFQKELVVDLFAGGGGASTGIARVYREPDVAVNHNQIALAVHRANHPGTEHYVADVFEVDPVLATGGQPVGILWASPDCRHHSKAKGGAPRDRKVRGLAWVVIRWAFATRPRLLFLENVEEFCKWGPVDDEGYPIKSEEGRTFRAFIAALSTGLPADHPDMQEIQDSIGDFVPLAALVRGLGYNVEWSERIAASAGAPTIRKRLYLVARSDGQPIVWPEPVRYKKPIGKQLPWRGAAECIDWSNLGRTIFRDKPMASNTMRRVAKGLWRHVLTSAKPFIVPMRGTSESHTSTHGVDEALSTISAGGTHHALVTPAVAPFLTECANGSSQRNFDVQEPPRTQVAQVKGGHFAVVSAHITHLTHHGDRSGYPADEAMRTITGAHRGEQALVSAFFEQANGGFYKGDGRAADVPISTICGSGANQRLVSAYLVKYYGNEKDGISLTEPMHTLPTKDRVALIEVVQVPDMLTPEQMEGARRCAVFMHEYLPEHFKDPAEMVMVGGYVLTDITLRMLQPPELKRAQGFPESYIIDRGLFVDPATGAEEWRAINKTDQVRLIGNSVCPDEAAALVGANAAELIELYRKLAA; this is translated from the coding sequence ATGTCCGCACAACAGAAGAAACCCCAGTTCATCCATGGCCAGCCAAGCATGGGCCTGCCCTTTCAGAAAGAACTGGTGGTCGACTTGTTTGCGGGTGGCGGCGGCGCCAGTACCGGTATTGCCCGGGTGTACCGGGAACCGGACGTTGCGGTAAACCACAATCAGATTGCACTGGCCGTGCACCGTGCTAATCACCCAGGCACCGAGCATTACGTCGCTGACGTGTTCGAGGTTGATCCGGTACTGGCAACGGGTGGTCAGCCGGTAGGCATTCTCTGGGCATCGCCAGATTGCCGCCATCACAGCAAGGCAAAGGGTGGCGCGCCACGTGATCGTAAGGTTCGCGGCCTGGCATGGGTCGTGATCCGCTGGGCATTCGCCACTCGCCCGCGGCTGCTCTTCCTCGAAAACGTCGAAGAGTTCTGCAAGTGGGGGCCAGTTGACGACGAGGGCTACCCCATTAAGTCAGAAGAAGGGCGTACCTTTCGGGCGTTCATTGCCGCGCTCAGTACCGGATTGCCCGCTGACCACCCGGACATGCAAGAGATTCAGGATTCAATCGGCGATTTCGTACCGCTCGCGGCCTTGGTTCGCGGGCTTGGCTATAACGTCGAATGGAGTGAACGCATCGCAGCCAGCGCAGGCGCACCGACGATTCGCAAGCGCTTGTACCTGGTAGCCCGCAGCGACGGTCAGCCGATCGTCTGGCCTGAGCCGGTTCGTTATAAGAAACCAATCGGCAAGCAACTCCCTTGGCGCGGCGCGGCTGAATGTATCGACTGGAGCAATCTTGGTCGCACGATCTTCCGAGATAAGCCGATGGCGTCCAACACGATGCGACGGGTTGCCAAAGGGCTGTGGCGCCACGTACTGACCAGCGCCAAGCCTTTCATTGTCCCAATGCGCGGAACGTCGGAATCACACACCAGTACGCACGGTGTAGATGAGGCCTTGTCGACGATCAGCGCAGGCGGCACGCATCACGCCCTCGTCACTCCAGCGGTGGCGCCCTTCCTGACCGAGTGTGCCAACGGATCATCACAACGCAACTTCGACGTACAGGAGCCGCCGCGCACGCAGGTTGCACAGGTTAAGGGTGGGCATTTCGCCGTTGTCTCGGCGCACATCACGCATCTGACGCATCACGGCGACCGCAGCGGTTACCCGGCAGATGAGGCGATGCGCACTATTACCGGCGCTCATCGCGGAGAACAGGCGCTTGTCTCGGCCTTCTTCGAGCAAGCCAATGGCGGGTTCTATAAAGGTGACGGCCGCGCTGCTGATGTGCCGATCTCGACCATCTGCGGATCAGGCGCCAATCAACGACTGGTCAGCGCTTACCTAGTGAAGTACTACGGCAACGAGAAGGACGGCATATCGCTGACCGAGCCGATGCACACGCTTCCGACCAAGGATCGAGTAGCACTGATCGAAGTGGTGCAGGTACCGGACATGCTGACACCTGAGCAGATGGAAGGCGCCCGCCGCTGCGCCGTCTTCATGCATGAATATCTGCCCGAGCATTTCAAAGACCCGGCCGAGATGGTGATGGTTGGCGGTTACGTGCTGACCGACATCACGCTGCGCATGTTGCAGCCGCCGGAGCTGAAGCGAGCTCAGGGCTTCCCGGAAAGCTACATCATCGACCGAGGTCTATTCGTTGACCCTGCAACCGGCGCCGAGGAGTGGCGTGCGATCAATAAGACGGACCAAGTTCGACTGATCGGTAATAGTGTCTGTCCAGACGAGGCGGCGGCGCTTGTTGGTGCCAATGCCGCAGAACTGATCGAACTGTACCGAAAACTCGCCGCCTAA